One window of Anaerolineales bacterium genomic DNA carries:
- a CDS encoding MFS transporter, whose translation MQPKYSPFVLTVICFFAFFLFGITDNLKGPTLPSVIKELDIQYREGGNILFGEYVGFLIATLITGILADKYGLKLVIVLAEILLAIGVGGYSFLGTVFGLSASLFIVGLGLGAFELGPNAVIVNLYHEQKGLYLNLMAVMHGLGSMLAPLFASFLFSLGSDWREVFRWDLLLIVIFVLFSFSSRFPRAAERSSLDFRSIPRIAFDRRMSFFYAAMMFYVASEIGLASWMVVYLQDVRDMNGNASNSYLALFFGLLMMGRFLGSLVVKKLGYLRSIMISSLLAVLCTLFGIYSPYVFFLPLTGFFFSIIFPTITAAVSDERTENINTILGVLFTFSGLGGVIGPWLTGWVGDIYGLQAGMGVILILSALTLFFIVILNKRNWNEQRH comes from the coding sequence ATGCAACCCAAATACAGCCCCTTCGTCCTGACGGTCATTTGTTTTTTTGCGTTTTTCCTTTTCGGTATTACTGACAACCTCAAAGGACCCACCCTGCCATCCGTTATCAAGGAACTTGACATCCAATACCGAGAAGGCGGGAATATCCTGTTCGGGGAATATGTCGGGTTTTTAATCGCCACGCTCATTACTGGAATCCTTGCAGATAAATACGGCCTTAAACTCGTCATCGTCCTGGCGGAAATTTTATTGGCGATCGGTGTTGGAGGTTACAGTTTTCTTGGAACAGTTTTCGGTTTATCAGCGTCGCTCTTCATCGTCGGGCTGGGACTTGGCGCGTTCGAGTTGGGACCGAATGCAGTGATCGTTAATTTGTACCACGAGCAAAAAGGGTTGTATCTGAATTTAATGGCAGTAATGCATGGACTCGGTTCGATGCTTGCGCCGTTATTCGCGAGTTTTCTCTTCAGCCTCGGATCGGACTGGCGGGAAGTTTTCCGTTGGGACCTCCTGCTCATCGTAATATTCGTCCTCTTCAGCTTTTCCTCCCGGTTCCCAAGGGCGGCGGAGAGATCATCGCTCGATTTCCGCTCGATCCCGCGCATTGCCTTTGACCGGCGCATGTCTTTCTTCTACGCCGCCATGATGTTCTATGTCGCATCCGAGATCGGTCTCGCCTCATGGATGGTTGTCTATCTTCAAGATGTTCGCGACATGAACGGAAACGCCAGCAATTCTTATCTCGCCCTGTTCTTCGGCCTGCTTATGATGGGTCGATTCCTCGGCAGTCTCGTGGTTAAAAAACTGGGGTATCTCCGGTCAATTATGATCTCATCCTTGCTCGCTGTCCTATGCACTCTTTTTGGCATCTACTCTCCTTATGTTTTTTTCCTTCCCCTTACCGGTTTCTTTTTTTCGATCATATTTCCCACGATAACCGCCGCCGTCTCGGATGAAAGAACAGAAAACATCAATACGATCCTGGGAGTGCTGTTCACTTTCTCAGGGTTGGGCGGCGTTATTGGTCCCTGGCTGACAGGCTGGGTCGGGGATATTTACGGGTTGCAGGCAGGGATGGGAGTTATCCTGATTCTCTCTGCTTTGACCTTGTTCTTCATCGTTATTCTGAATAAAAGGAACTGGAATGAACAACGCCATTAG
- a CDS encoding carbohydrate ABC transporter permease: MNTNLRPGKYWLYIPLILMAVFYLLPMYVMLATGFKSFAEIDLKTMWNLPKGIAFDNYVEAWARLSPSLKNSFIMVIPATLISSALGSLNGFVLAKWKFRGADVIFPFLLFGMFIPYQSIMIPLVQFMRSVGLGGIPGLILAHIIYGIPITTLTFRNYYASLPQELLEAAKMDGADMLGIYRHILLPISLPSFVVVLIWQFTSAWNDFLFAVILTGNEDWPITVALNNMAGSQIIAWNVQMAGSLLAALPTLLVYIFLGRFFLRGLLAGSLKG, from the coding sequence ATGAATACCAACCTCCGCCCCGGGAAATACTGGCTTTATATTCCGCTTATCTTAATGGCGGTTTTCTACCTCTTACCCATGTATGTCATGTTGGCGACGGGTTTTAAAAGTTTTGCAGAGATTGATTTGAAGACAATGTGGAATCTTCCCAAAGGTATCGCATTCGATAATTATGTCGAAGCCTGGGCAAGGCTCTCGCCTTCCCTCAAGAACAGTTTTATCATGGTGATTCCCGCCACGTTGATCTCGTCAGCGCTAGGCTCGTTGAACGGATTTGTCCTCGCCAAATGGAAGTTCCGCGGCGCGGATGTTATTTTCCCCTTCCTTCTATTCGGCATGTTCATTCCCTACCAAAGCATCATGATTCCGCTGGTGCAATTCATGAGGTCGGTCGGTTTGGGTGGCATTCCGGGACTCATCCTTGCCCATATCATCTATGGAATTCCGATCACCACACTCACATTCCGCAACTATTACGCCAGCCTGCCGCAGGAACTGCTCGAAGCCGCCAAGATGGATGGGGCGGATATGCTCGGAATTTATCGGCATATCCTACTACCGATTTCCCTGCCTAGCTTCGTGGTGGTGCTCATCTGGCAATTCACCTCAGCGTGGAACGATTTTCTCTTCGCCGTCATCCTGACCGGCAACGAGGATTGGCCCATCACGGTCGCATTGAATAACATGGCTGGAAGTCAGATCATCGCATGGAATGTACAAATGGCGGGCTCACTGCTTGCCGCACTCCCGACCCTTCTGGTGTATATCTTCCTCGGCAGGTTCTTCCTCCGCGGATTGCTTGCGGGGTCGCTCAAGGGGTAG
- a CDS encoding sugar ABC transporter permease, whose translation MSKDKDRILNILLVSPSILAVFIFVYAFIGWSVRVSLSKWKGLTADYTWNGINNYLDLFRDQRFQVDIRNTLIFTGVFVIGSIVLGFILAVMLDQGLKGEGFFRSLFLFPMAISFIVTGVVWRWLMNPATGARTSGLNLLFSYLGLDFLENAWHTTPTWGMAAIALAAIWQMSGYTMALYLAGLRAIPVELREAAQIDGANELQVYRYIMLPLLSPVTLSALIILGHISLKVFDLIIAIAGKQYALDVPAIYMWQVTFDGLFYGKGAAIGILLLISVAVLIIPYIRFTLRTETEQ comes from the coding sequence ATGTCGAAAGACAAAGACCGAATCCTGAACATCCTGCTCGTCTCCCCTTCGATCCTGGCTGTATTTATCTTTGTTTATGCTTTCATCGGCTGGTCTGTTCGCGTTTCATTGAGCAAATGGAAAGGTCTCACTGCGGACTACACTTGGAATGGGATCAACAACTATCTTGATCTATTTAGAGATCAGCGCTTTCAGGTTGACATCCGAAATACGTTGATTTTCACGGGGGTCTTTGTCATAGGGAGCATCGTTCTTGGATTTATCCTTGCAGTCATGCTTGACCAGGGGCTGAAAGGCGAAGGGTTCTTTCGCAGCCTCTTTCTCTTTCCAATGGCGATCTCCTTCATCGTGACCGGCGTGGTGTGGCGGTGGTTGATGAATCCTGCAACTGGTGCCCGTACCAGTGGACTTAATCTCCTTTTTTCTTATCTTGGGCTGGATTTTCTGGAAAACGCATGGCACACCACCCCCACCTGGGGCATGGCAGCGATTGCGCTTGCCGCCATATGGCAGATGTCCGGTTACACAATGGCGTTATATCTCGCTGGGCTACGCGCGATACCTGTTGAACTCAGGGAGGCGGCTCAAATCGATGGAGCAAATGAGTTACAGGTTTATCGATACATCATGCTCCCACTCTTATCTCCTGTCACGCTTTCCGCCCTCATCATCCTCGGGCACATCTCCCTCAAAGTCTTTGACCTGATCATTGCCATTGCCGGGAAGCAATATGCGCTAGATGTGCCAGCCATCTACATGTGGCAGGTCACATTCGATGGCTTGTTCTATGGAAAAGGCGCTGCCATCGGAATCCTTCTACTGATCAGCGTAGCGGTTCTTATCATTCCCTATATTCGCTTTACCCTGCGAACGGAGACCGAGCAATGA